The segment tgttccgagtcgtcattaagttagaccagaactatacctacttacactcgagatatgttttgagctacaaaactcacaaaatcacaatacagttcatataactaagtaggtatctaaagtaaaataagtacctaatgatctctgttgttaaagtcataaagtagataagtattaatttatttaaaaaaaaattgaattactagataagttcataaatataaaatgtttctaaatcttacaatagtcgcatataaactaacacaactcaaaatactccatcagtttgttaggtagcttaaaaaacctaataaaaacgaacagcataacatgccacgaaataaaaataataatattggaacgcgcgcggcgcgtgtgcctattgaaagccctgagccgcgtggggttaccggtaacccaacgagcggtaggcatttatcgcgcgcaagtacgtcgagtgacagaggcctgctcgtacatacttctaactagaatacaatatcgatatttgttgaatccggtagcggtacaaccctagtaatggcagccattttagttactactgcagactgacagtaggtgtgcacgtttttttcgtgacattttcTGTCCCTATACTTATTTGTCAATGGTACATACATAGAATTgtgatttataatataaaataaaaataagattttatttctgttgtgagtttctaaaaaaaaaactagtaatcaataaataaacGTTGAAAAAACATCGTTTAATTATTTCCTTGTAATTTGTTTTTAGTAACCTAGCAACATCGAATTTACAGTTTTCAATGGTGGATGCGGCAACGTATACGGCTTGTCACTGAATTTATTGAATTTTTAGAGTAATTCCCTTGCTAAGTAGAAGTTTAATATCTTATCAAAATGCGTCGCAGCATGGGCCGTCGTGGTAATATGAACAATACGGGCGGAGGACCGCTGATGACCGAACATTTACAGGTAACCACTAAATACCCACCATCGTAAAAACCTTgtatattttcagtaaaataatcCTCGTTGCTGCTAacgtatattttgttaaaatctataatataatattctaaaACGCTATGTTTCTACAAATGAATATTCGAAAGTTCATTAAAAATCGATACTCAACTATAACAATTTCTGATACAAAGTACTGAACTTGAttgcattgttttaaaaataattaataaatgattaCGGTTTATGGGAAGCGCTGTTAATCTTCTAGCTAGATTCATCATAAACTGTTGACACAATGTTCATTGTAACTGCTACGCATTTCGTATTTACATTGAATTCTGGTCACATCCCATTCTTAAATAAGAAATCAGTTAGTtgcatactcaaatggagtataaatACCATGGTTTTATTTCCTTAGGACATTGATTTGGAATTGGAGTTGCTGAAACGCAAGCGTGAGATGATTGAACAGCAACAACATTTGCTGGCTATGGAGCAACAATTCAACTCATCGGTATGATTCAAAATAGGCAGTATTAATAAGAATTTTTCTTGCAGGCTCATTACTGCaccaatctttatttatttatgtctttCTTTGTAAtaggaaaatattatgttccTGTGTAAATTCCCATAATTATTTCGTCCTAGTGCTGaacaaaaatgatattttataatgtCATGTATGTTCAGAACTTCAAAACCAAAGAGATAACCAAACAACAAAGTAGAGCTTAACTGTCATAAAActagtttttaaatgaaaaaaaaaacagtcactGTTCAGCTATTGTGATAAAATTCAAGTCCAAAAATTCTTACAGAGGAAAAATTGATCTATAGCTAAGTCTTCTTAAATTCTACATTGACACATTCACAACCTTTTAGTATGGTGAAAACCTTACTTtgaatgttttgttgaaaagttTGATgctttttgacataatattctaGTTGATAAGCTTTTTCAACATGTTAATGTGTCTGTCATTATGTATTTAAGAAGCTGATACTTGCTATGTTCAAAGTTTTGTTCTGTAATTGTTTTTTGGAATTGGAGTTTAGcacataattaattttactgTGTACTATAGAAGCTCAAGTGGCTGAATATCTAATGCCTTTCCATTAGACCAGTTCACTTTCAAGTATGCTGAAGTGTTTTTGCCATTCAATTAattgatttatataattaaaagtCGATTAGTCCCTTGGGCATTGGATAGTTATTGAATGGCCGGAAACAAAAGCAGATTCAGCATATtccttaaataaaaatcatcatctattttataattgaatttcAGAGACAATCGTATGATCCAATGCGATATGATGAACCAGCACAGCATGGTTCCAATCGCGATTTTACGCATTTGTACGACTCCGGACCCAAATACCGCAACCAGTATGGCAAAAAACGCCAACCTGAATTTGCCTGGCAATATGATGGTTCTCCTAAAAGAACCACACCATCAGCTAAAAAGAAAAATCCTCAGCCCCCATTTAACCAACATCACCAAAGATCTTTTTCTGGTTCTGGCCAAGGTTCAAAGTATCCCTCTAAAGGGCCTACGCCTCTCATGGATATAAAGGTAAAACAATCTATAGGCCAAAGGATTGCGAACCAGAAACCTCCACCGAAGGCACCCCGTAAAGACTTCCCTCAGGGCAAAGTGTCAAAGCCAAAAGCGCCCCCTGCTCCTAACAAGCTGGCGTCCCACGACGTCGCCAAGCGTAAGGCTCTGGTGAGCGCTGCGACCGCGGCGGCATCAGATGCGGATGTATCGCGCATGCTGCTGCCTGACCGCGTGCCCACGCAGCAAGTCAGCGGGCGCTTGGAACTGGCTTTGGGCGCGATCATGAAAAACATCAGGGCACTGATCGATAAAAACCCTGAGTACGGCTCTGTGTTACGCTGGGTCCAGCTGCAGCGTGTTATGAAACAGGCTGTGAGAGAGCGTATCCGAACCGTCATGTTGGGAAAAGTGGTCGGCAGCCTGAATGAAATCCTTGCCGTGTACAGGGAGGAGTTCCCCGAAGAGACCGATATTGATATAGTAAATATAGCCCTCGAAGCCGGGGGGGTCGCACACGAGGAGCCagataacaatattaaatttattgaaTCAGGTAGGATACATTTTTATCTATTACTATTGGGTTTTATCTAAGGCAgtaaacaattataattttcacTAAATCAGGTTATCTTGTAGTACCTTCTTTGAGGTTTATGATAAAGCATAAGCGAGCTATAATTggaaaatcaaataattatcatttgtaaaatttttatacatactttCATCTTTAAATCACTGCCAGGTGAGATTATAATGTGCTGTTTTTCCAGGATTTATTAAGTATAGCTAttcttttttcataaaattatcatGAATTTGATTTGAGTTAACCACTAACTAGCTGCTATCCGCGGTTTCAGCCGCATCCCGAAGGAACTACAAACCGAATACcaaattcattttaaatctgttcagcagtttggcgtgaaagcgcgacgGACATACTAATTTcgcattattttataataacgcAGCAAGGCTTACAACTGTAAATTAACTGTATTTGTGTGTAACATAAAATGTCAACTAACTCTTTGCTTACAGCGGAACCAGAGAACTTCTACAAACTCAACATGACTTGCGCCATCGAATCGAAATTGTTTGAAATGTTTAACAAAGTGAGTTTTTCTAATCTGCttcatttgaattatttttttagttaattttattgacaatgtttttttttttatagcttgAAGAAATGTATGGACAGCCTCAAAAACACACGCTAGGAAAAGTCGAAGGGACGTCAGGGAAAGCCGAAGAGACGCCAGGGAAAGCCGAAGAGACGCCAGGAAAAGCCGAAGATTCGCCAGGAAAAGCCGAAGAGACGCCAGGAAAATCTGAAGAGACGCCAGGTAAAGCCGAAGAGGCGCCAGGAAAAGCCGAAGAGACGACTGGGAAAGCCGAAGATATTACACCTACTATTGACCTTCCAAAAGAAGCCGAGAAAAATGCTGAAGCCAAGGATGGCCCGGAAGAGCATAAAAAGTTTATGAACACTGAAATTAAAGTGTTTGAAATAAAACGGATTTTACCGCGCATAATGAAGAGATACATTCCGGTAAGTTCCTATGAATGCATCGTCATTCAAACTTGAGTGAAGAATATACCTCTTATAGACCTGTtacatgtgagaggaggccgcagcccagcagtgggacgataaaaaaggctgtaacagaacagaacAGAACAGACCTGTTACATTAGTTTTGCATAATTTCactacagttacagcctttttatcgtcccactgctgggcacaggcctcctctcacacggagaaggattgagcattaatcaccacgcttgctcaatgcgggttggtgatttcagactatatagtccaggtttcctcaagatgttttccttcacctttttatcagccattggtgtctaagatatacttagaaagtacatacaaatttagaaaagttgcattggtacttgcctgacctggattcgaactcgcgccctcatacttgagaagttggtcctttgccca is part of the Helicoverpa zea isolate HzStark_Cry1AcR chromosome 26, ilHelZeax1.1, whole genome shotgun sequence genome and harbors:
- the LOC124643051 gene encoding uncharacterized protein LOC124643051; the encoded protein is MRRSMGRRGNMNNTGGGPLMTEHLQDIDLELELLKRKREMIEQQQHLLAMEQQFNSSRQSYDPMRYDEPAQHGSNRDFTHLYDSGPKYRNQYGKKRQPEFAWQYDGSPKRTTPSAKKKNPQPPFNQHHQRSFSGSGQGSKYPSKGPTPLMDIKVKQSIGQRIANQKPPPKAPRKDFPQGKVSKPKAPPAPNKLASHDVAKRKALVSAATAAASDADVSRMLLPDRVPTQQVSGRLELALGAIMKNIRALIDKNPEYGSVLRWVQLQRVMKQAVRERIRTVMLGKVVGSLNEILAVYREEFPEETDIDIVNIALEAGGVAHEEPDNNIKFIESAEPENFYKLNMTCAIESKLFEMFNKLEEMYGQPQKHTLGKVEGTSGKAEETPGKAEETPGKAEDSPGKAEETPGKSEETPGKAEEAPGKAEETTGKAEDITPTIDLPKEAEKNAEAKDGPEEHKKFMNTEIKVFEIKRILPRIMKRYIPYIVKLLNVDAMYQTTKAAITMKACQKASAIFVKQLPEEVQSDVKATAQAQEAPTEERQNMYNLPYYVKIMGRPTLPKRKVMQTFLNQFNPKSIKKHRTIHNLLFVGFSEKSDFDIMVGADGTMIGRCKLSVRICSKGPNAGQNGENADENASKDESQTEAKNGDQNGSKTDDQNESKSGDKSSDIISSDLDFQITDLLSSIRKSEEEDKTKDSDNSSAEVQLAAEQGKNDTDKAITDKEGDIAKDNQENTDKIENKDTASEKDGTKDGNTAEKTGDVNAISQENGDSEMAEPANDLQAENTEIKKEPTDTENTNGSDTVMSEVNDNAKSENGDGTDIKTETSDDSKNAGNNAQTEPPETKTAEEEKTDKVAELKSNTSGRSTPSRTSARLANVTPSTIRTRRASRLANN